aagctgacaaaaatgccaaaagggAGCAAGAAAGAGGCATCGGTTTACTTAGCAAAGGTCAGCCTAAGGCAAGCCAGGAGCGTGAGAAGCTGCTGGAGAGGATTCAAAGCatgagaaaggagaggaaagtTTACAGCCGATTTGAGGTATGAATACATCAACACCATTGTTTTTAACCATTACCTACTGAAACGCAAGTTGGGTCGCCCCAGTTGTGAATCATATTTTGTCTCCCTTACATTCGCAGATGGCACCTTAAATGGGATCTGAAGAAAGTTGAGTCAACAACTTACAACAAGCAGCACATTAAATTTGTATGGAAAGAAATGGGATTTCTCTGGTTGTTCTCTGCAAACGAGGCATATTATGCAGAAAATAGGGGACCTGTATCGTGGCACTGAACTGTAAAGAGTAAAACCATcagtaatacaaataaatacaaacctGATGTCCCAATTACATGTGCCATGACCAACAAAGGGTTTCCTCCTGTGGAACATGGGCTGAGACTTGATGTATGTgatcaaagatgttttttactgACTGCAAGGGTGAAGTGCAATGTTTGCAACAGGTTGTCTCTGTTCTTGCCTTTTGTACAACACTGACAGCCATTATATTAATGTTAGCTGGTTTTAAGACAAAATATGACATAAACGTATAATACACAATTTAAATTAGTCAGTTGGCAAAACTGTAAAATGCTGTAGTTTATATTGTAGTATTTCACAATCACGTTAACCAAAGATGTTGataaatatatgtgtttgtgaaaCAAGTGAATATATAAATTCATATCCATGCcaagctgtttttgttttggtgtaaatAAATTGTAGGTTTAATTCTTTGtaatctgaataaaaaaaagaattggaaacttgtggggggaaaaaaactgagatTGAAAAGAATTGCACCTTAAACATGACATACCTGCAATACGAATCATCTAGTAAATCATTGCACACCGTACAATTAtgtttttggattatttttgaaTGGAACATTATCTAGTAGGAGTCATTGAGGTTAAATATTTTCCTGGTTGCCTTAGAATATCCGTTCACCCAAATTAcctgaattatttaaattatttaatttgatgatttgtaaaaacaaatttacattaGGAAAAATATGTAGCTTTTTAAGAGTTTAAATATTATTTCTGGCCATGTAAAGCTAGAGTTACTTGCATGACTAGATTCCACTAGAGGTAAGTGACTTCATATGgggttattttttgtaatttgctGGAACTCTTTAATTGTCTCTGAAATTGTCtctgtttgtttaaatgaaaacttGCCATATTTGTACATCCAAACAAGGAATTCCCAACAACAAAGACATTACACAATAGTATGTGGAGCTGTGCTCTGTAAGTTACAATTTTTTATGAAATCTGACTTTAGCAACACTtacaatttgtaaataaaatgtcctaaaaatgttttttctggcTTCTGTGTTGACATTGCAAAAGGAAGTTGCTGAGAGAAGCTCAACTGATTCAGTTAAATAAATTAGGCAGAATCTAGTCCTTCACATACATTTTGTAGACGTTTTTCACAGCAGATGTTTTTACttgtcacagaaaaaaaggttttattgcaaCAATAAGGACACTTATGAGGAATTTGCCTCAGCACATttgttactaataacattaacgtTGGCTCCGTTCTATTCAAGTGTCTCAGTAAGACAAAGGTGTCAAAATTGTTGACATTCAttactcaggtagaagtatagatcctagggtttaaaaagacttctgtagaaTTTGAAGcatcaactcaagctttttactcaggtaaaagtgtaaaagtactggtttcaaaactaaagtataaaagtaatgcaaggggaaaaaaggaaatcaatatGCTTTTTCAAATTAGATTGCAAGTTTGGAAACAATTAGCTTGTGGTACTTGGGTATTTGAAAGCAGTTGTTTATTGCATCCAACTATTTTGAAAAATTCTTTTAGGTATGGCCGGCCATGGATGTAGAAGTGTTGGCTGGTCTCCCTGGATACCAACCTGGTTCTCTTAAGTCTCCGCCACGGACATCTTCGTACAGGACACATATACGTCTGCTCTTACTGTGTTGGAGTGTGACCTGATTTGTGTCATGTGCAGGTGCGATGGATCGCATACAAACTAATAGGGTGTCGGAATGTTTATCCTTCTCATCCAACCACAAACTCAATCTATCCAGTGATGCATTTATCTAGATAGGTTttagattgtgttttttttaacaatgacaaGCCTGAATGAAAACAAGCCGAACTGAAATAGGAGTAACAAAGCTATTTTTTAATTGCAAGGAGCAGAAAGTACAGACAATTGTGTCAAAATGTAAGACTAGAAGTAAAAGGTTTGCTGTAAAATAAGTATAGATACCCaaatttctacttaagtaaggtaacaaagtatttgtactccGTTACTTGCCACGTCTGCAGTAAGCCATGCCAGTGAGCCAACATGCACAACACAAGGACCCtcaaactgaagcagctaaatggaatgaGCCCATcatttatttgatcatttacaCCTGTGCGTTTCCTAGTGTGATATGTTAAAGATCCCACGGCAGGAAAATTTCACTATATGAGGTTTTCTAACATTAAtgtgcattcccccagcctgcctatggtcccccagtggttagaaatggtgattGGTGTAAACCCAGCCCTGGGCATCCTACTAAGCCTTTTAGAAAacgctcagatgggccgatctggaataccccccccccccccctttctctgctttgcccacccagagaatttgccccacccatgagagagagacatcatggctttcaatgCAAAGTTTTCAtgcaaagtggcagttagtcCCCCTCCTTACATAATCCATATCTAAAGATATATCACTCATGTTGTGCAAAAGGCCGTACTTCCTGAAAATATCCAGTTTAAGTGTAATCGGGTCCTAAACATCTGCAGAAATAAGACATGAACATGACATTTGAAATCTGTTTTGATTCATGACAAGATAAGAAGTCAGTTGTCCAATGTGAATTAATAAACATGTCTTTCTGTTTGGCAGCTGAATGAGAATTAGGTGTATCATAACATCTTAGGTAACGTGGCATGGTGGTATCAAATCATGACTTACTTTTACTCTGTGACACCCAAGCCTACAAAAGGCCTGTGTCTCACCCCAATAACCCTCAGGCCACGAGTATCAGTAACTAGCACCATGCATATCCCTCAACACGTTTATACACGCCTAAGATTCACCAAAACGGTGAGTCTAACAGTCAAACAACAGATAAAATGATTCCACAATATTAACCAATTGACATTATAAGGAGCAAAACGTGGCATTGGCAGTGTCTGGTCTAGTCTATCCTGTAAAGATcagttcaaatgtattttattcttATGAAACTGATTCACTTACATAACAAGCTTCTCTTGCAAAATGCTGCGTAACTGTTAAAGCTCTCACCGTGAATGAAACTGTCAACCAGTCACATGCCTCATGGCGCTGGTTATGCAAGAATGATTAGGATATAGAATGAGAAACAGTGGGCCTCTTGTCTCTGCTGCTTGCAAACATCTTGATAAGCTTGTGCTGAATTACACTAATCTTTAAAGATCCCACACTGCCCGAAGTACCTCAAGCATGAAGACAAAACTCACACTTTAAAAACTAGTTTTGGCAGTGTTTTAATTACTTTGGTTGTTGTCCGGATCAGTACAAGCTTACATTAGAATGACTTCAATTCTGAGCAGAGGGTACCATTTTGCAGCATTCAGCTGGTATGCCTTTGTTGTGAAGAGTCTCGCTGCTAAGAATGGAGAGAAGCTACCACCAGGAATCTTTGTTTATGGAGGACCTTGGAAGTACCTTACTTTTTTGAATTTGGTAAGTGCATTACCCACATTATATAGTAATAACAGCAGTTTTATCTTGGTGTTCAATAAAACATATTgcagatttgaaaaaaaggatacTGTGGATAATGGATAATGTGGCTTGTAATGTTCCAGTTATTACAAATGTCCTTCTTTGGACTGGCGGCACTGAATGATCTACAACCTTGGGAAAAGTCAAAGAGTGCTCTGAACAGATGTAAAGACCTACTCTTCTCTGTCTTTGCCTTCCCCGTGGGCATGGTgagaaacaaatatttaaaaatcttgCTTTTTTAATCATAAACTAGAATGGTGCTACACATTAACTCCATGTTCTATGCATTCCATTTAGTTTGTTGTTCTACTTTTCTGGACCCTCTTTGCCTATGACAGAGAATTAGTCTACCCAGCAACTATTGACACCTTCTTCCCCCCCTGGATAAACCATGCTATGGTCTgtaaatctgcttttttttttacactaccGTATGCCAAAATTGAATGATCTTGATTCTCCTGCCATAAACCATTACTCATAATGAGTTATTCCCACACTGTCTTCTCAGCACACATTTGTCCTTCCTATTTTACTGGGAGAAGTGCTGGTGCAGCCTCACATCTACCCACAGACTAAACATGCACTGGCAGCGTTAGGAGGTGTGGGCTTGGCTTACTTATTTTGGTAAGTGTAACGTCAGCATATACACAGCAGAATCTTGACAAAACGTATCGTAAGCATATAGTTCACACACAAATATCACAGTATTTAAAACGATGAAATTCTTCTTGATTTACAACATGCATTTGAAGCTGACTGAATCTTTCATAAAGCCTGCTGAGGCTAAAAGCACAGCAGTTACTACTGTAAAAGTTCTTTTCATAACTAGTCCAGACTAGTCTGTGCAGCAGTGGGTGTCCTTTTACAATGCACACAGCTTGAGAGGTAAAAGCTTCCTTTGAACCTAAAATAGTTGGCTCACATTCCGTAATGCTAGCTACAGATTGGCATGTGTCTTGTGGTACAAACCTTAGTTCCACTGCTCGCTGTGGATGacattctttattcttttaaatgtgttttcctgACAATCATGCAATCACAGTCCTCAGTGTCAATGGGTGGAACCTATGTGCAGTGACAGTACAAGATGTTGTGACAGAtacagtttctctctctctgaacatGTTCTGCAGGATTATATGGGTGTACTTGTCAGTTGGAATTTGGGTGTATCCCCTTCTTGGGCACTTCAGCACTGCTGGCCTGATgggcttcttcttttttaacatgtcGGTGGTGACATTGGTCTTCGTGATAGGAGACAAGCTCAACAGCCATGTCTGGAGTAAGATACATTAAGATTACCACTGGAGACAAACATAGTATTGCATGTTCATTCTTATCtaatctctgtctctcttttgtctCCTCTAGGTAAGGAcatgaacaaaatgaaaacaaaagctaaGTAATTCTGCCTCTGGTGGTCAAACAGtagtcacaaaaacacagtgaagGAAATTTTGAAAGCAGATGTAACACATTCTCCCTCTTTCCAattcaaaaagttaaatttataAGCAATAAAAGGAACCATTTCTCAAATAAATACACTCAGGGGTTTTGCTGCTACAGCATTTGTTGGTCTGCTATGACAGTGTTTATACAGTCAATGAGTATGACCACTAGCTTTTgatagctaaagttagctaaagttagcaaacCAAATAGCTGTAAAACGCACATTACTGAGTCACTCCGCTGactatatatatgtaaatactaAACATAACATGATTGTTCCCTGCTTGTGCTACTGTAATCTAAATGCTAAAGTACTGTTAAGCTAAGCTACTTTCAGCATTCAGCTAAAATCTAGCGGTAGCATTATTCCATTACTGTCAGTTGTAGCCACAGTAGCTGCTTTGAAGCCAATGTCACAAAGTTTCACTTCCAAGGGGTTAATCTGTGCTGAAACTGTATAGGCTAcaaaagctacattgtgtaacgCTTATACTTCCCAAGAGGTATtcaacatcacacaaacacttaaataATGCAATTTCAACAAAGCAAGCGTAATTAAGCAAGTAGCACTGGCAGCAACAGCACAAGCAATCATCCtgtttttagattttcattTCATGCGTTCCCTGATTGATAAACAGGTGGATGTTGAATGTAACATATCAGATTCTCCTTTTTTCCACAAAGGGCAGGCATTAAAGAAAGCAGTCAGGATCCACCATCAATATTATCATGTGCCTGTTAAGCAGCACTAAGTTCTCCTCTGAGCAAAGACGAGGTTACCAATGTCATGTTTGACCTTAATTAAGTGCAAATTTTTCCATTAATCATGGAACATCTGGAGGTGTTGCAGGTATAACTTGACTTTTGGTAATCCAAAACACAATGCGGAAGAGCCTGGATTTGATGCCTTCACAAATCCATAGTGTGTGCGATCCATTCAGTTCTGTAAGTGGCTTTATTGCTCTCTTCATGCACCATGCAAGTCTCTGTAGCCTTTGAGATGGTGGAGATAGTTTGGATCAGCATCCACCAATCCAACTGAAAGGATCTTGGCCAGTAAATGCACGTCTTCCTCACTCAGATCCTTCTGTCAAAGAGGTGAATGTAAAATACGTATATCATCTCAATTATCATAAACAATGACGGCATTTAACTTTGGATAGTAACTCACCTTCATGCTGCTGGCAGATGATTCAggatactgtatgtttttaggAGGAATTCCCTGTCAAAGCAAAAAGTAATTTCTGTGAATCCCATTTTGTTTCCTCCTTCCTTACATTGGTCCCTTCATCTAGCACCggtttctgtcttttaaaggTTGAGTTATTTGACTTATTCTttattcaaattacattttaaaacacaaaataacacacaagaGAAACACTGTGACGGGTTGCTTACCTCTTTGAGTCCTTTGGAAACGAACATTATGATGAAGAGAAGGCCAGCAACGATCTgagcattttaaagaaaacatcagtCAAATTACATAAAGATCACAGTCCTcatcagacaaaaaacaatgtgattAGTTgtcataaagaaaataataaagactTTTTACTTACTCCCAGCAGGTGCAACATGTTTCTCTTCTTGGTTCTGTCCTGCTTGTGTGCTGATTTGTAACTTATATGAGCAAAATGAGTTCCTCCTGCTCGGATGAGTCAGTCACATGGGGAAAACCCAGCAAACCAGCAATACAAGATCCACTACATTTCAACAAGTACACCTGTTTGTCTGAAGGATGTTACACATGAGACATGCGCTGTTAGAGAAATGTCCACGTAAAATGTGGTGTTGTTATGGAAAGTAGGCTATTGTTACCTTTCGGTGTTGACGCAGTCTGAAGTTCAGAATCTACATTATCTGTCACCtacaaatagaaataaaaggaaacagtCACACCTGACCCATGACTTATGatgtcacatttaaatgtagCATTTAGAAACAAAAACTCACCTGTCACCACCTGTCAATTCCAGTTCCTTCTACACCTAAAATACCTTGCATCTGCGTAGTAATAGATATTGTTCTTAATAATTTATTGATCAACCTGACACCTTTACAGTCCCTTTTTGTGGTGGCTGTCCACCAACAGTTTAATAACATGTGTTGTGGAGCACCAGGAGTTTAATGTAATTAAGTGAATTTACTTGTGAGTACAGTTTTGAgttactttactttagtaattttaattcatttaactTAAGACTTTTACTCGTACTTGTTTGCAATTTTTTTACTTCTGtagttattttgattttttattcaaaatatgataagtttataaaatattctttaaaatacaatacaatgttaTAAACAACCCAACAACAGTATAACACCTTTAAAGTTAGCTCCACCTGGACCTGctacaacaataaaatgctgcttacatgTGAATACATGAATATAAACAATCCAAAATATACTTACTGATACTGGAACATTTGGGGTAATATCTCCCTGTGTTAAAAATAAGTATGTTATTACAAGTAATGACGACATTATAACTTTAATCCAACCGCATTTATTAGAATtctagtgttgttgttttttaagtataGAACTTCATTACACTTTATATATTGGAATATATTCTTATTGGATCTGCATCTCCCAATCCAGCTGATGGGATCCTGGCCGATAACTGCACATCTTCTTTCCTCAGATCATTAACCATCCCCATTACCATAAATAATGACACCATTAATACTCACCTTCATGCTGCTGGCAGATGATTCAggatactgtatgttttaaggAGAAATTCCCTTCAAAGCAAAAAATCTTTTCTGTGAATCCCATTTTGTTTCCTCCTTCTTTACATTGGTCACTTCCTCTAGCACCGGTCTCTGTCTTTTAAAGGTTGAGTTATTTGACTTATTCTTTatccaaattacattttaaaacacaaaataacgaCAAAACTTACTGACTTTGGATAGTTCCGGAAGTTCATGTTGTAGTTCATTTTGTTCGCAGAGGATTCTAGAAATGGTCATTTTTAAGGATAAATTccctgtcaaaaaaaataatcattacagAGAATCACAATTTGTTTCCTACTTccttacatacattttaatctaGATATTATTTTGGAGGCAAGCATTGTAGTTGGgcttttgtgtaaataaacactatcattttatttccttttttcattggttggtaagtgtgtgtatgtgtgtgtgttgattgtgtgtgggtgtgtgtgtgtgtgtgtgtgtgtgtgtgtgtgtgtgtgtgtgtgtgtgtgtgaaaagtccACAAGACTTGATACGGCTTGAAAAGGGAAAATTAGGTCGAAGCAAGAGATGTTCCAGATCATTCCGGTACTCTCCTAATTGTAAAGGTGtgcaaataaatttaaaatttcaTATAATGCTGATGTTGTGAATTTTTGAATAACTCTGATCTAATCTCATGTATTAAAACTCTGTGCTTTTATAGTAGAGTGTAGAGATTTTAAATTTTCTACACTTGAATGcttaaatgtgtaatttgtgtgtgtgtgtgtgggtgtgtttgcgtgcatgagtgcgtgcgcgcgcgtgtgtttGCGCGCAGGAAGACGCATGCGCGCGTGCTCACCATCTAGAACATTTTATGCGTCGCGACTTTCTTCGCCTCCATAAAGCgaaataaaagtgaaagaaagaaaacttccGGTCAAATGAGTGTgccttcaaattaaaagtcaaCACATGTACCCTAAACAGcccatatttttaaaataaggtGTTCAGATAATCCCGGTAGTACTCTCAGTATCTAATAAAAAACTGGAAAGCACAGTTCTACGTACGCCAAGTTGTAAGTTTTAAGTACGCCAAGTACACAGTCTTGTATGCCATGTACAGAACGAGTGATTTCAAGAAAAACCGGAAATTCAGTAGCTAGTATAGCTAACTTGACGTGTTCTGACAGCAGCACCGTACAGCGGTTGTTGACAGGCACTGGAGTGGAGGGATTGGGTAGAAATTAAAAAGATCTATATATTAATTAGCCTTTAATATATTACATACTGACAGTGTGCtggtatgtgtgtttttaatagtcgGACAAGCACGTGAGGAAAACCCTGTAAGACAAAATCATTGTCAGATCTGACGGGTTTGGTAAGATTTGCTATTTGGCTTTAACGTTATACAAGTCTTAACGGTAACGTTAACATTAGACCTGGTTGTAacttgtttgctgctttcacaaGACGTTTATGAGTAAAGTTAACACAACTTTAACTTGCTATATTTAGCTAACGCTACGCATTGAACGTTTAAGGTTAACTGTTACATTATGTTAcgactaacgttagcttgcttaCATTACAGCACTGTTGGAGAAAGGCTATGGAAACGTGTGACCACGTGTCGAAAGCTTCTACTAAAATACGTCTTTAAATCGTTAACCGTCCTTTCTAAATGTAACACTTATAACATCAATTTCGGCCAAATTAACTTGGTCAAGTTGTAGTCATGACTGATTTGCCTCGCTTGTAATCTTCGTGGTAAACGACCGTCAATGCATGCTAGCTGTCTTTACCACGGT
This portion of the Etheostoma cragini isolate CJK2018 chromosome 17, CSU_Ecrag_1.0, whole genome shotgun sequence genome encodes:
- the LOC117960723 gene encoding androgen-dependent TFPI-regulating protein; the encoded protein is MTSILSRGYHFAAFSWYAFVVKSLAAKNGEKLPPGIFVYGGPWKYLTFLNLLLQMSFFGLAALNDLQPWEKSKSALNRCKDLLFSVFAFPVGMFVVLLFWTLFAYDRELVYPATIDTFFPPWINHAMHTFVLPILLGEVLVQPHIYPQTKHALAALGGVGLAYLFWIIWVYLSVGIWVYPLLGHFSTAGLMGFFFFNMSVVTLVFVIGDKLNSHVWSKDMNKMKTKAK